A region of Haloplanus sp. XH21 DNA encodes the following proteins:
- a CDS encoding TrkH family potassium uptake protein has product MAIRVDYRASLSLVGSILKYLAVPLSIPLVVSFGYGEPVAPFLVTILLTVSFGFGLERLRTDPDLGAREGFLMVGVTWLAVSVVGAVPYLIEAHGVPPVVAPTAPDSTLANPANALFESMSGFTTTGATVLGEISLDAHSRGIMLWRQLTQWLGGMGIVVLAVAILPELSVGGAQLMDAEAPGPGIEKLTPRIAETARALWGAYLGFTVLEMLLLYALHLGGMAPAMDAYNAVAHGLTTMPTGGFSPEARSIEAFSAAVQWLVIPFMVAAGTNFALFWHALTGDPKRLADDSEFRVYVGVMAVLAGVVAALLFAGKGLAMAAPAGGTYDAGYLAGVQATLVGHVEPALRHAAFQVVSIVTTTGYASIDFNAWSQSAKYCLLFAMFIGGSAGSTGGGIKVVRWYVILKSIRRELFTTAHPEAVRPVRLGGRALDERAIRGIYAFTLLYLVIFLVATGLIFLDAERTGLSLSVLEAMSAVAATLGNVGPGFGVVGPMGSYLDFSGASKLFMVTLMWIGRLEILPVLILLMPEYWRQ; this is encoded by the coding sequence ATGGCTATTCGTGTCGACTACCGGGCGAGTCTCAGTCTCGTCGGCAGCATCCTCAAGTATCTCGCCGTCCCGCTGTCGATTCCGCTGGTCGTTAGCTTCGGGTACGGCGAACCGGTCGCGCCGTTTCTCGTCACCATCCTGCTGACCGTCTCCTTCGGGTTCGGGCTCGAACGGCTCCGGACCGATCCGGATCTCGGCGCGCGCGAGGGGTTCCTGATGGTTGGCGTGACGTGGCTCGCGGTGTCGGTCGTCGGCGCGGTTCCGTACCTGATCGAAGCACACGGCGTGCCGCCGGTCGTCGCGCCGACGGCCCCCGACTCGACGCTCGCCAACCCCGCGAACGCCCTCTTCGAGAGCATGAGCGGGTTCACCACCACCGGGGCGACCGTGCTCGGCGAGATTTCGCTCGACGCTCACTCCCGCGGGATCATGCTGTGGCGACAGCTCACCCAGTGGCTCGGCGGGATGGGGATCGTCGTCCTCGCGGTGGCGATCCTGCCCGAACTCTCGGTCGGTGGGGCGCAGTTGATGGACGCAGAGGCGCCGGGGCCCGGTATCGAGAAACTCACGCCCCGCATCGCGGAGACGGCGCGGGCGCTGTGGGGTGCCTATCTCGGATTCACCGTCCTCGAGATGCTGTTGCTTTACGCGCTCCATCTCGGCGGCATGGCGCCCGCGATGGACGCGTACAACGCGGTCGCTCACGGTCTGACGACGATGCCGACCGGCGGGTTCTCGCCCGAGGCCCGGAGCATCGAGGCGTTCTCCGCGGCCGTCCAGTGGCTCGTCATCCCCTTCATGGTCGCGGCGGGGACCAACTTCGCGCTGTTCTGGCACGCGCTCACCGGCGACCCGAAACGGCTCGCGGACGACTCCGAGTTCCGCGTCTACGTCGGCGTCATGGCGGTGCTCGCTGGGGTGGTCGCCGCCCTCCTGTTCGCCGGGAAGGGCCTCGCGATGGCCGCGCCGGCGGGCGGCACATACGACGCGGGCTATCTCGCCGGCGTTCAGGCGACGCTCGTCGGTCACGTCGAACCCGCGCTCAGACACGCTGCGTTCCAGGTCGTCTCCATCGTCACCACCACCGGATACGCGAGCATCGACTTCAACGCGTGGAGCCAGTCGGCCAAGTACTGCCTGCTCTTTGCGATGTTCATCGGTGGGTCCGCGGGATCGACCGGTGGGGGCATCAAGGTGGTCCGCTGGTACGTCATCCTGAAATCGATCCGCCGTGAACTGTTCACGACGGCCCACCCCGAGGCGGTGCGCCCGGTGCGTCTCGGCGGGCGCGCACTCGACGAACGCGCGATCCGCGGCATCTACGCGTTCACCCTCCTCTATCTGGTGATCTTCCTGGTTGCGACGGGGCTGATCTTCCTCGACGCCGAACGGACGGGGCTCTCGCTGTCGGTGCTGGAGGCGATGAGCGCCGTCGCTGCGACGCTCGGCAACGTCGGTCCGGGGTTCGGCGTCGTGGGTCCGATGGGAAGCTATCTCGACTTTTCGGGCGCATCGAAACTGTTCATGGTGACGCTGATGTGGATCGGCCGACTGGAGATTCTACCAGTGCTCATCCTGCTCATGCCGGAGTACTGGCGACAGTAG